The Falco naumanni isolate bFalNau1 chromosome 14, bFalNau1.pat, whole genome shotgun sequence genome includes a window with the following:
- the LOC121097662 gene encoding TLR adapter interacting with SLC15A4 on the lysosome-like isoform X2 has protein sequence MNDVSSCSRRVLGYVIICLSHPTRIGPHGTLVIRLLLTLVVMLAEGILTSLIYKESCHQDKPRRSHASRKAEEGIWRQKLVDKPKIKGFADGCEKQREISARGSKMEHRGGPQGRCIQEVPPKDQKTLVKGTVSPALHIPKREQNTEQMDLYRSWSCNSIYQNYPDLHIGGDRVGGHTCDSGCVLDHVCDELPDGPVLLSIDIPLGPSPLCEHPEKPNIKSLCGDEAGDRSIILCEEPLSNSVLNKYMETKVAELYKQFFEENLTRCGSVTNLLTSSLIRNNVYQLSFQISQEQSIETSKAREVLLHSLALFSLHTTHRNSSEFSTPSLQISNPACMKKSGRMQFTS, from the exons atgaatGATGTGAg CAGCTGTAGTAGGAGAGTTCTGGGCTATGTGATTATCTGCCTCTCTCACCCGACTAGGATCG GACCACATGGAACTCTGGTGATTAGACTGTTGCTCACGCTTGTCGTCATGCTGGCAGAAGGCATCTTAACCAGCCTCATCTACAAAGAAAGCTGTCATCAAGATAAACCTCGCAGATCTCATGCATCCAGAAAGGCTGAAGAGGGAATTTGGAGACAGAAACTTGTAGacaaaccaaaaattaaagGCTTTGCTGATGGATGTGAGAAGCAGCGTGAGATCTCTGCTAGGGGTAGCAAAATGGAACACAGGGGTGGTCCTCAGGGGAGATGCATACAAGAGGTACCTCCAAAAGATCAGAAAACACTTGTTAAAGGAACTGTATCGCCAGCTTTACATATCCCCAAAAGAGAGCAAAATACTGAGCAGATGGACTTGTACAGATCCTGGTCATGCAACAGTATTTATCAAAACTATCCTGACTTACATATTGGGGGAGACCGTGTGGGGGGCCATACGTGTGATTCAGGTTGTGTTTTGGACCATGTGTGTGATGAACTTCCCGATGGCCCTGTTCTGCTGTCCATAGATATTCCTCTGGGGCCGTCCCCTCTGTGTGAGCATCCCGAAAAGCCCAATATAAAATCGCTGTGTGGAGATGAAGCTGGAGATAGGAGTATCATTCTCTGTGAGGAGCCTCTTTCAAACTCCGTGCTCAACAAGTACATGGAAACAAAAGTGGCAGAGCTCTATAAACAGTTTTTTGAAGAGAACTTGACCAGGTGTGGTTCTGTAACAAACCTCCTCACTTCCAGTTTGATACGGAATAACGTGTATCAGTTAAGCTTTCAGATATCACAGGAACAGAGTATAGAGACGTCAAAAGCCAGAGAAGTGCTCTTGCACTCTTTAGCTTTGTTTAGTTTGCACACAACCCATAGAAATAGCTCTGAATTTAGTACTCCAAGCTTACAGATCTCAAACCCAGCATGCATGAAAAAGAGTGGCAGGATGCAGTTTACATCGTGA
- the LOC121097662 gene encoding TLR adapter interacting with SLC15A4 on the lysosome-like isoform X3 — MNDVSCSRRVLGYVIICLSHPTRIGPHGTLVIRLLLTLVVMLAEGILTSLIYKESCHQDKPRRSHASRKAEEGIWRQKLVDKPKIKGFADGCEKQREISARGSKMEHRGGPQGRCIQEVPPKDQKTLVKGTVSPALHIPKREQNTEQMDLYRSWSCNSIYQNYPDLHIGGDRVGGHTCDSGCVLDHVCDELPDGPVLLSIDIPLGPSPLCEHPEKPNIKSLCGDEAGDRSIILCEEPLSNSVLNKYMETKVAELYKQFFEENLTRCGSVTNLLTSSLIRNNVYQLSFQISQEQSIETSKAREVLLHSLALFSLHTTHRNSSEFSTPSLQISNPACMKKSGRMQFTS, encoded by the exons atgaatGATGTGAg CTGTAGTAGGAGAGTTCTGGGCTATGTGATTATCTGCCTCTCTCACCCGACTAGGATCG GACCACATGGAACTCTGGTGATTAGACTGTTGCTCACGCTTGTCGTCATGCTGGCAGAAGGCATCTTAACCAGCCTCATCTACAAAGAAAGCTGTCATCAAGATAAACCTCGCAGATCTCATGCATCCAGAAAGGCTGAAGAGGGAATTTGGAGACAGAAACTTGTAGacaaaccaaaaattaaagGCTTTGCTGATGGATGTGAGAAGCAGCGTGAGATCTCTGCTAGGGGTAGCAAAATGGAACACAGGGGTGGTCCTCAGGGGAGATGCATACAAGAGGTACCTCCAAAAGATCAGAAAACACTTGTTAAAGGAACTGTATCGCCAGCTTTACATATCCCCAAAAGAGAGCAAAATACTGAGCAGATGGACTTGTACAGATCCTGGTCATGCAACAGTATTTATCAAAACTATCCTGACTTACATATTGGGGGAGACCGTGTGGGGGGCCATACGTGTGATTCAGGTTGTGTTTTGGACCATGTGTGTGATGAACTTCCCGATGGCCCTGTTCTGCTGTCCATAGATATTCCTCTGGGGCCGTCCCCTCTGTGTGAGCATCCCGAAAAGCCCAATATAAAATCGCTGTGTGGAGATGAAGCTGGAGATAGGAGTATCATTCTCTGTGAGGAGCCTCTTTCAAACTCCGTGCTCAACAAGTACATGGAAACAAAAGTGGCAGAGCTCTATAAACAGTTTTTTGAAGAGAACTTGACCAGGTGTGGTTCTGTAACAAACCTCCTCACTTCCAGTTTGATACGGAATAACGTGTATCAGTTAAGCTTTCAGATATCACAGGAACAGAGTATAGAGACGTCAAAAGCCAGAGAAGTGCTCTTGCACTCTTTAGCTTTGTTTAGTTTGCACACAACCCATAGAAATAGCTCTGAATTTAGTACTCCAAGCTTACAGATCTCAAACCCAGCATGCATGAAAAAGAGTGGCAGGATGCAGTTTACATCGTGA
- the LOC121097597 gene encoding translation initiation factor IF-2-like, which translates to MQGNECISINKILPMCFCRCSPAQLLQGFATRSSRTPSQQPRALRSPHAPAQRLPGTCPGHAPAPPPLLGAASRARCTERSPGPARPHRGPAPPPAGTPGLSAGRRSGRPQCFANTAQRSPAPHTAAGGRRGGAAGSQGRGEAGPERLPRAAQLRQAPAPRGGRRPALGEAAAGTTLRRGVGERRSRRRGRLPQRWPPRAPARLTDFETLHQVTENGSLNVPEDAFNKPT; encoded by the exons ATGCAAGGAAATGAATGCATTTCTATCAATAAGATCTTGCCAATGTGTTTCT gtcgctgctccccagcacagctgttgCAAGGCTTTGCCACTCGCAGCAGCAGGACTCCATCTCAGCAGCCCCGAGCTCTCCGCAGCCCACACGCCCCGGCACAGCGGCTCCCGGGCACATGTCCCGGACACGCGCCCGCCCCACCGCCGCTCCTCGGCGCCGCCTCCCGTGCCCGATGCACGGagcgcagccccggccccgcccggccgcACCGCGGGCCTGCGCCGCCACCTGCCGGCACCCCCGGCCTTTCGGCCGGCCGCCGCTCCGGGAGGCCGCAGTGCTTCGCGAACACAGCGCAGCGCAGCCCAGCCCCCCACAccgcggcgggcgggaggcgcggcggggccgcggggagCCAAGGCCGCGGGGAGGCGGGTCCGGAGCGCCTCCCCCGGGCCGCACAGCTGCGGCAGGCCCCGGCGCCGAGGGGAGGGCGGCGGCCCGCGCTCGGCGAGGCCGCCGCCGGGACAACGCTGCGGAGAGGAGTGGGAGAGCGGCGttcccggcggcggggccgcctgCCGCAGCGATGGCCGCCCCGGGCCCCCGCACGCCTCACG gattttgaGACGTTACACCAAGTGACTGAAAATGGAAGTCTCAACGTTCCTGAAGATGCCTTCAATAAACCAACCTGA
- the LOC121097662 gene encoding TLR adapter interacting with SLC15A4 on the lysosome-like isoform X4, protein MLAEGILTSLIYKESCHQDKPRRSHASRKAEEGIWRQKLVDKPKIKGFADGCEKQREISARGSKMEHRGGPQGRCIQEVPPKDQKTLVKGTVSPALHIPKREQNTEQMDLYRSWSCNSIYQNYPDLHIGGDRVGGHTCDSGCVLDHVCDELPDGPVLLSIDIPLGPSPLCEHPEKPNIKSLCGDEAGDRSIILCEEPLSNSVLNKYMETKVAELYKQFFEENLTRCGSVTNLLTSSLIRNNVYQLSFQISQEQSIETSKAREVLLHSLALFSLHTTHRNSSEFSTPSLQISNPACMKKSGRMQFTS, encoded by the coding sequence ATGCTGGCAGAAGGCATCTTAACCAGCCTCATCTACAAAGAAAGCTGTCATCAAGATAAACCTCGCAGATCTCATGCATCCAGAAAGGCTGAAGAGGGAATTTGGAGACAGAAACTTGTAGacaaaccaaaaattaaagGCTTTGCTGATGGATGTGAGAAGCAGCGTGAGATCTCTGCTAGGGGTAGCAAAATGGAACACAGGGGTGGTCCTCAGGGGAGATGCATACAAGAGGTACCTCCAAAAGATCAGAAAACACTTGTTAAAGGAACTGTATCGCCAGCTTTACATATCCCCAAAAGAGAGCAAAATACTGAGCAGATGGACTTGTACAGATCCTGGTCATGCAACAGTATTTATCAAAACTATCCTGACTTACATATTGGGGGAGACCGTGTGGGGGGCCATACGTGTGATTCAGGTTGTGTTTTGGACCATGTGTGTGATGAACTTCCCGATGGCCCTGTTCTGCTGTCCATAGATATTCCTCTGGGGCCGTCCCCTCTGTGTGAGCATCCCGAAAAGCCCAATATAAAATCGCTGTGTGGAGATGAAGCTGGAGATAGGAGTATCATTCTCTGTGAGGAGCCTCTTTCAAACTCCGTGCTCAACAAGTACATGGAAACAAAAGTGGCAGAGCTCTATAAACAGTTTTTTGAAGAGAACTTGACCAGGTGTGGTTCTGTAACAAACCTCCTCACTTCCAGTTTGATACGGAATAACGTGTATCAGTTAAGCTTTCAGATATCACAGGAACAGAGTATAGAGACGTCAAAAGCCAGAGAAGTGCTCTTGCACTCTTTAGCTTTGTTTAGTTTGCACACAACCCATAGAAATAGCTCTGAATTTAGTACTCCAAGCTTACAGATCTCAAACCCAGCATGCATGAAAAAGAGTGGCAGGATGCAGTTTACATCGTGA
- the LOC121097662 gene encoding TLR adapter interacting with SLC15A4 on the lysosome-like isoform X1: MTLWQLATHQRCTTIGNISFFFFFFLTSSFRSSVTLYSKPTHFSSGITSVLKGKKWGTKSCVWKVFFHIDSSKERVCKNLFSYSSCSRRVLGYVIICLSHPTRIGPHGTLVIRLLLTLVVMLAEGILTSLIYKESCHQDKPRRSHASRKAEEGIWRQKLVDKPKIKGFADGCEKQREISARGSKMEHRGGPQGRCIQEVPPKDQKTLVKGTVSPALHIPKREQNTEQMDLYRSWSCNSIYQNYPDLHIGGDRVGGHTCDSGCVLDHVCDELPDGPVLLSIDIPLGPSPLCEHPEKPNIKSLCGDEAGDRSIILCEEPLSNSVLNKYMETKVAELYKQFFEENLTRCGSVTNLLTSSLIRNNVYQLSFQISQEQSIETSKAREVLLHSLALFSLHTTHRNSSEFSTPSLQISNPACMKKSGRMQFTS; encoded by the exons atGACATTATGGCAGTTAGCAACTCATCAGCGTTGCACCACAATCGgaaacatctctttttttttttttttttttttaacatcctcTTTTAGATCTAGTGTCACTTTGTATTCAAAACCCACTCACTTTTCCAGTGGGatcacttctgttttaaaagggaaaaaatggggaACTAAATCATGTGTatggaaggtttttttccacatagaCAGCAGTAAAGAAAGAGTATGTAAGAATCTATTCTCTTACAGCAGCTGTAGTAGGAGAGTTCTGGGCTATGTGATTATCTGCCTCTCTCACCCGACTAGGATCG GACCACATGGAACTCTGGTGATTAGACTGTTGCTCACGCTTGTCGTCATGCTGGCAGAAGGCATCTTAACCAGCCTCATCTACAAAGAAAGCTGTCATCAAGATAAACCTCGCAGATCTCATGCATCCAGAAAGGCTGAAGAGGGAATTTGGAGACAGAAACTTGTAGacaaaccaaaaattaaagGCTTTGCTGATGGATGTGAGAAGCAGCGTGAGATCTCTGCTAGGGGTAGCAAAATGGAACACAGGGGTGGTCCTCAGGGGAGATGCATACAAGAGGTACCTCCAAAAGATCAGAAAACACTTGTTAAAGGAACTGTATCGCCAGCTTTACATATCCCCAAAAGAGAGCAAAATACTGAGCAGATGGACTTGTACAGATCCTGGTCATGCAACAGTATTTATCAAAACTATCCTGACTTACATATTGGGGGAGACCGTGTGGGGGGCCATACGTGTGATTCAGGTTGTGTTTTGGACCATGTGTGTGATGAACTTCCCGATGGCCCTGTTCTGCTGTCCATAGATATTCCTCTGGGGCCGTCCCCTCTGTGTGAGCATCCCGAAAAGCCCAATATAAAATCGCTGTGTGGAGATGAAGCTGGAGATAGGAGTATCATTCTCTGTGAGGAGCCTCTTTCAAACTCCGTGCTCAACAAGTACATGGAAACAAAAGTGGCAGAGCTCTATAAACAGTTTTTTGAAGAGAACTTGACCAGGTGTGGTTCTGTAACAAACCTCCTCACTTCCAGTTTGATACGGAATAACGTGTATCAGTTAAGCTTTCAGATATCACAGGAACAGAGTATAGAGACGTCAAAAGCCAGAGAAGTGCTCTTGCACTCTTTAGCTTTGTTTAGTTTGCACACAACCCATAGAAATAGCTCTGAATTTAGTACTCCAAGCTTACAGATCTCAAACCCAGCATGCATGAAAAAGAGTGGCAGGATGCAGTTTACATCGTGA